The sequence AGCGGATGCTCATCGAGGCTCCGCTGTTCCACACCTGGGGCTACGCGATGCTCCAGATCGCGGTCTCGCTGCGCGCCACGATCGTCCTGCGGGCCCGGTTCGATCCCGAGCAGACGCTGCGCACGATCGACCAGACCCGCGCGACCGCGCTGGTCGCGGTCCCGGTCATGCTGCAACGCGTCCTGGACGTCCCGGAGGCCGCGCGCCGCGAGCACGACACGTCCGCGCTGCGGATCGCGGCCGTCAGCGGCTCGGCGCTGCCCGCGACGCTCGCCACCGCCTTCATGGACGGGTTCGGCGACGTCCTCTACAACCTGTACGGGTCGACGGAGGCGTCCTGGGTGACGATCGCGACGCCCGCCGACCTGCGCGCCCGCCCCGACACCGCGGGCACGCCGCCGCCCGGGACGCGGGTCGCGGTCCTGGACGACGCGGGCGACCCCGTCCCGCCCGGCACCACGGGCCGGATCTTCGCCGCCAACGAGCTGCTGTTCGCCGGCTACACCAGCGGCGGCACCAAGGAGATGCGCGACGGCCTGATGAGCCTCGGAGACGTCGGCCACCTCGACGGGCAGGGCCGGCTCTTCGTGCACGGCCGCGACGACGACATGATCGTCTCGGGCGGAGAGAACGTCTTCCCCAGCGCGATCGAGGAGGTGCTGGAGAAGCTGCCGCAGGTACGGGAGGTCGCCGTGATCGGCGTCCCGGACGAGGAGTTCGGCCAGCGCGCCGCCGCGTTCGTCGTCCTGCGCGAGGGCGAGACCCTCGACGGAGACGCCGTCCGCGCCCACGTCCGCGACCACCTGGCCCGCTACGCGGTCCCGCGCGACGTCCGCTTCCTGGACGCCCTGCCCCGCAACCCCACCGGCAAGGTCCTCCGCCGCGCCCTCCACCCCTGACGGGGTCAGACGGTGGCGGAGGGGCGGCGGCCGTCGATGATGAACCAGAGGCGGGTGCGGTGGGGGGTCTGGTCCAGGCCCCATTCGTCGGCGAGGGCGTCGATGACGGTGAGGCCGCGGCCGTGGTCGAGGCGGGGCGGGCCGTCGGGGTCGGACTGGGCGGGGCCGTCGTCGGACACCTCGACGTGCAGGCGCCTTCCGTCGGTGGCGATCGTGACGCTGATGAGGCCGGAACCGTGCAGGATGGCGTTGGCGACGCCCTCGGCGGTCATCAGCTCGACGTCGTCGAGGAGCGTCTCGTCCGCGAAGACCTTCGCGGCGCGCTCGCGGACGGCGCGGCGGGCGCGGCGGCCGCCGTCGCCCTCCCCGGTGAAGCCGATCGGTTCGCCGAGCCGTTCCATCCCCTCGGTCACTGCATCACCACACTCGGTTCGAGTAGCGCTCCGCAATCATTCACTTGCACTGAGTGACCGGGTAACGCGACGTACGCTTTGATCTTCGGCCTTTCCGTGACAGGTCGGCCTAGGTGGCGGAGCTTACGACAGGAGTCGCCGCTTCAACCGCACATCATGAAAAACATCTCCGTCGCGTGGGGCACTACTCACCCGGGCGCACAAAACCGGGAACTTCTCCGTCTTCCGGCCAGAATCACCGCACACCTTCCCCATGTCACGCTGGGGCTCCCACCCCTGGGAGGAACGCATGCACGCGGTCGTCCTCGCCTGCGCTGCGCAGGTCGTCTACATCGTCGCGTATGTCTTGTTCAAGACGGCCGCCGGGCGGATGAGCCCGCTCTCGGGCCGCCATCCGCTGCACGCCGCCGGACTGCTCGTGCGGAGCCCGCGCTGGCTCGCCGGGCTCGCGGTGCTGATGGCGGGCTTCGGACTCTCCGCCACCGCGCTGGTCGCCCTGCCCGTCGCGGCGACGCTGCCCGCCTACGGGCTCGGCCTCGTCCTGCTGCTGGCCGTCGGGATGAGCGGCTTCGGCGAGCGGCCCACCTCGCGCGAGTGGCTCGCCGTCCTCATCACGGTCGCCGCCATGGTCACCGCGGCGCTGTCGGTGCTGCCGGGGCTGCCCGGCCACGGCGGGGCGGCGTCGCACCGCGTCGGCGCCGCGGCGGCCGCGCTGCCGCTGTGGAAGGCCGCGCTGGTGTGCGGGCCCTCGCTGGCCGTCCCGCTGTGGATGTTCTGCGTGCGCGACCGCGCGGTCGGCGGCCGGCACGCGCGCCCGCTGACGGGCATCGCCTACGGGATCGGCGCGGGCGTCCTGCTCGGCGCGACCGAGGTCTTCGGGCAGGGCATGGCGATGATGTTCGCGGCGGGCCGGGCGGCGGACGTGCCGTCCTCGCCGCACCCGTACCTGTTCCTGCTCGCGGGCGTGCTCGGCGTCGGGCTGCTGTCGATCGGCCTCCAGCGCTGCCGACTCACCGTCATCGTCACCGTCGTCACGGTCACGGCGAAGACGCACCTGCTGCTGTCGGCCACGCTGCTGTACGCGGAGCCGTGGCCGCGCGAGGCCGGTCCGTTCTGGCTCCGGGCCGCGGGCGTCGGGCTGGCCGTCCTGGCGCTGCTGGCGTTCCCCCGCCACGAACGCCGGGCCCTGCTCGCTCCCCGCGGCCGGACGTCCCCCGGATCGGGCGGGCCGCGCGAGCGGCCGGCCGTCCTGCCGTCCCGGCCGCACCCGCGGCCCGCGGTGCCGCCGTCCCGTCCGGGCGGGGCGCCGCCCGTGCCGCCGTCCCAGATCAGCGCGCCCCCCGGCGGATGGCCGGTCGCACCGGACCGCGGGCGGAACCGGGAGACCCGCCAAAGCGGCACCGAGCTGGGCAGTGTCAATCTAGGCAATGTCAAGATAGAGTGGAGGTGATCCCGAGAGAGAGGACCGCGTGATGGCGGAAGATCCCGGCTTCGCACGGCAGATGTGGCATCAGCTCGAACCCGTGCACGCCCTGTTCTGGTACTCCCCCGAGGTCTTCGCCGAGGCGCGGGGGCTCGGCTATGACGTCGAGACACGCTGGCCGAGCTACTTCGCCTGGCGCGCCGCACCGCTCGGCGCCGCGGGTGGCCAGGCCGTGTCGTCCGCCTTCTACAGCTTCAGCCCGCGCATGGTGGCCGAACACGTCCCCGCCGCCTGGACCGTCGCGCCGCCCGACCGCGTTCTGGAAGCCCGTATGCGCGCCGTCGACCGCATGTACCGGACGCTCCTCGGCGACGGCATCGCAGGCCCGGACCTGGCCGAGGCCGCCGAGCTGGCCCGCGCCGCCGCCGAGGCCGCGAGCACCGCCGGACGCCCGCTCGCCGCCGCCAACGCCGACCTGCCCTGGCCGGACGAGCCGCACCTCGTCCTGTGGCACGCCATCGGCATCCTGCGCGAGCAGCGCGGGGACGGGCACGTGGCCGCGCTCCTCACCCGCGGGCTCGACCCGGTCGAGGCGCTGGTGTCGTTCGCCGCCGTCGGGGCCGCGTCCGTGGAGACGTTCGCGAGCCGCGGCTGGACGGGCGAGGAGTGGGCCGCCGCCCGCGACCGCCTCGCGTCCCGCGGGCTGGTCGACGCGGACGGCGCCGCGACCGACCGCGGACGTGAGCTGCGCGACGACGTCGAGCGGACGACCGACGACCTCGCCCACGAGCCGTGGCGGACGCTCGGCGCCGCCAAGGCCGAGCGGCTGGCGCAGCTCACGATGCCGATCCTGGTGAAGGTGCTGGAGACCGGCCTGATGCCCGCCCAGAACACGCTCGGCATCGGCAAGGTCCAGGCGCCGCCTCGCTGAGTCACCGGGTCGGGAGCCGCCAGGCGGTCCCTTCCAGGCGTCCCGTGGTACCGAGGTCGATCGGCCCGTTGGCCGGAACGATCACGACGGGCCGCCCGGGTGCCGGGCGGACCTCCAGGTACTTCCCGGCCACCGCCACCGTGTTCGCATCGGTGACCCTGTTCCGCCAGACGATCACGAACACGGCCTTGCGGCCCGGACGGATCGTCAGCGGCTTCGGCCCGGCGTCCTTGACCTCCTTCGTGCCGCGCACGGTCGTCACGTCGAACGGCTGCCGCCTCTCGTCGAGGACGCGCAGTGCCGGGTAGCCGTTCAGCAGGTACGGGCGGCGCCCGCAGTTGCTCAGCTCGATCTGCGCCGCGCGCAGGCCCATCGCGCTGTCCGGCTCGTTCATCGAGACGGCGATGCCCTCCGGCGTGCAAGGAGGCGGGGTGGGCGACGAGGGCAGCCCTTGCACCGCCGGCATGGTGGGAGGTGCCGGTGTCGCGGCGCCCGGCCCCGTGGCGGACCCCGAGCCGTGCCCCGCGGCGGGCACGGCGGCGGAGCCGCACGCGCCGAGGCCGAGCGTGCCGAGGGCGGCGCCCGCCGCGCCGATCAGGCGGATACGGGTCCGCTTCGTGATGTTCACCCGCAGATCATCGCAAATGTCGGAGACTGCGCGGGCGGGCGGGCGTGCGGTGCCCCACCGCCGGATGGTGCGGGGCGGGGGCGGGACGGCGCGACCGCAGATGGGCGGCGCGGAGCGCGACCTCGATGCCGAACCGGGCCTCCGGGTCGGCCAGCGCGTCCCCGAGGGTCTGCTCGATCTTGCGCATCCGGTACCGGACGGTCTGTGGGTGGATGTGCAGTTGCTCGGCGATCTCGGCGGCCGTGCCGCGGGTGACGAGCCAGGTCCGCAGGGTCTCGGTCAGGCGGTCCTGCTGGCCCGGGGTCATGCCGTCCAGGATGCCGAGGCGCCGCCGGGTCAGCTGCTCGACCAGCGCGGGGTCCGACAGCAGCCACAGCGTGACGAGGTTCTCCTCGCACAGCGTCACCGGCCCGTCGAGGACGCCGTCGAGCGCGAGGCCGAGCGCCTGCCGCGCCCAGCGCAGGGAGTCCGCGGCCTGGCCTGTCGGCATGGCGGGGCCGACCGCGATCCGGCGGCCCGGGAGCGCCTCGTCCAGCATCGCCCGGCGCCCGGGGGTGAACGGACCGGGCAGGAGCAGGTGCGGTTCCGGGCACTCCAGTTCGGCGAGGACGTCCTCGTCCAGCGCCGTCCAGGCGCAGGGGGCCTCCGGCTCGACGGCGACCAGCGTGACCTCGTCCGGCAGCGGCCACCCGGCCCCGTCCGCCGCCTCCTGGAGATCGGCGCCGTCCGGGCCGGGAACGGCGAGGAGGAGGCGCAGCAGCCGCCGGCGCCGCTCGTCGAGGGCGAGGATGGGACGCGCCTTGGCGTGCAGGTAGCCGTCGAGCGACTGCGCGGCCAGCTCGTCCATGTAGGCCAGCAGCGCGTCGGCCAGCCGCGACAGCACGGCCGAGGAGATGTCGTGGCGCGGCGCGACCTTCATGACGCGGCGCCACGCGACCTGCCCGCCGATCCGGTACGCGGCCTGGAGGCTGTCCATGCTGCGCCCCTCGTGGGCCTCGTACTGGCCGAGCATCCGCGCCGTCCCGGCGGGGTCGTCGCCGGCCGGCGACCCGGACGGCGCGGCGATCCGCTCGGCGAACGCGGCCAGGTTGCGCTCGACGCCGAGCCGCAGCACGTGGCCGTAGGGGCCGTCGAGCGGCCGCGCGTACTCGGGGATGGCACGGCGGATCTCGGCGACGATCTCCTCGGCGAGGCTCGGCAGCTCCGGCCGGATCAGCTCGGCGAGCCGCGGCGGGAGATGCGCGGCGGGAACGCCGGAGGCGAGGGCTCGGTTCATCGGCACACCTCGGTACTGTTCATCGGCACACCTCCGTCTGCCCGGCTGTGCACGGGACGTCCCGACCGTACGCACCGCGCGCACCCTTCTTCTGTAGGGCGGAGGAACAAAACCCTGCGATCGCTGCTCATCTGCTTATAACCGAGCACACCCGCCGTGACGGTTCCTCGGGTGGACGCCGGGACGCCGCCCAAGGATCCGGAATCAGGCGCAGAAGGCGGTGTCGGCGGCCTTGGCGAGGTCGGCTCGGAAGGTCTTGTCGTACTCCAGCTTGGACTCGTTGTAGGTGATGACGGCCTGGCTGCGTCCGTCGGCGCTGGTGTAGGTCCAGGTCCGGTAGCCGGGGAAGCCGCCGTCGTGGCCCCACGCGTACCCGCAGGAGAACTTGATGCGGGCGACGCCGAGGCCGTAGTCCTCCACGACCCCGTCGTCGTCGACCGGCCGGACGTTCCGCATCTCGCGCATCTGCTTCGGCGGCAGCAGCCTGCCGGTGAACAGGGCGCGGTGGAACCGGGCCACGTCGTCCACCGTGCTGACGATGCCGCCGGACGTCCGCGCGCTGGACGGGCTGATCTGCGTGCTCACGTCCCCGTAGTCGTAGTAGTACCCGTGCACGTACCGGCCGGGGAACGAGGGATCGGTCGTCGGGTAGGACGTGTGCCGCAGCCGCAGCGGCGTGAAGATGCGCCGCTGGAACTCGGTGCCCACCGGTCGTCCGGTCGCCTTCTCGATGATCATCCCGGCCAGGACGTAGTTGGTGTTGGAGTAGTTCCAGCTCGTCCCGGGCGCGTACTGCGGCGGCTTCTCCATCGCGATCGCGACGAGCTCCTCGGGCGTCCAGGCCCGCGCGGGGTCGGACATCACTCGCGGATCGGGCGTGTAGTCGTTCAGGCCGCTGGTCTGCGCGAGCAGCTGCCGGATGGTGATCTTCGAGCCGTCGTTGCCGTGGCCCGCGACGGCGCCGGGCAGCCACCTGTCCACGGTGTCGTCCAGCGACAGCCGGTGCTCGGCGGCGAGCTGCAGCACGACCGTCGAGGTGAACGACTTGGTCACGCTGGCGATCCGGAACAGCAGCCGGTGGTCCATCGGCGCGCCCGTGGCCTTGTCGGACACGCCCGAGGTCACATGCGAGACGTGCCCGCCGCGGCGGGTCATCACGATCACGCCGGGCGCGCCGTCGGCGACGAGCCGGTCGGCGGCGGCCCGCACCTTCCGGTCGAGCCCGTGCGGGCCGCGGGACGGGGCGGCGCTCGCCGCCGGGGCCGCGACGAGGGCAGCCCCGGCGATCAGGGCGGTGGCCGAGGCGAGCGAGGCGGTGAGGGGCATCCGCGACATGGGTTCCTCCTGGAAGGTCGTCCGCTGAACGTGATCAAGCTTTCCGGCGGGCGCCCCCGGCGGCACTGGGCCCAGAACCCGAGCGGGGGTGTACCTGACGACACCTGGCGGGGTGGACCTCCAGGGGTATATTCGACAAGTGCTCCAATAGTAGGAGGTGCCATGCCGGACGCCGAGGTCGCGATCATCGGGGCCGGGCTGAGCGGGATCGGGATGGGGATCGCGCTCCAGCGCGCCGGCATCGACGACTTCGTCATCCTGGAGCGCGCCGGCGACATCGGCGGGACGTGGCGCGACAACGTCTACCCCGGCATCGGCGTGGACGTGCCCGCGCAGGCGTACCAGTTCAGCTACGCCCTCAACCCGCGCTGGAGCCGGGTGTTCGCGCCGGGCTCCGAGGTCAAGGAGTACCTCGACCGGCTCGCCGACCGGTACGGCATGCGCCGCCACGTCCGCCTGCGCACCGAGGTCACCGAGCGCGTCTGGGACGAGGACGCCGGGCTCTGGCGCCTGCGGACGCCCGCCGGGCAGGTGACGGCCCGTTTCGTGGTCAGCGCGATCGGCGCGTTCGTCGATCCCAAACCGACCGGCATCGCGGGCCTCGACGACTTCACCGGCACGGTGCTGCGCTCGTCCGGCTGGGACCACGGCTACGACCTGACCGGGAAGCGGGTCGCGGTCGTCGGGACGGGCGCCAGCGCCGTCCAGATCGTCCCGGAGATCGCGTCCCGGACCGCTCGCCTCGACGTCTACCAGCGCACCCCGATCTGGGTGGGCCCGAAGCTGGACGCGCCCGTCCCGAGCCCGGTGCGGTGGCTGTTCCGGCGCGCCCCGCGCGTCCAGGACGCGGTACGCCGCACCGCCACACGCGGCGTCGAGAAGATCCTGGTCGACCTGGTCGTCGGGCACGGCAAGGCGCCCTACCTCGCGCAAGGGGGCGCGCGGCTGGCCCGATCGCTCTGGTACCGGACGCAGGTCAAGGACCCCGACACGCGCCGGAGGCTGACGCCCGGCTACGGCCTCGGCTGCAAGCGCCCGTCCGTCTCCAACACCTACCTCAGGACTTTCAACCGCCCGAACGTCGCACTGGTCACCGACGCCATCGACCGGGTCACCCCCACGGGCGTCCGCACCGTGGACGGCCGCGAACGCGACGTGGACGCCATCGTCCTCGCGACGGGGTTCCGCCTGGCCAGCGACCCGGAGGTCTACCGCCGGACCCCGGTGCGCGGCCGCGGCGGCTTCGATCTCGCGACGTTCTACACAGAGAACCGGCTCGCGTCCTACGAGGGCATCAGCATCCCCGGGCTGCCCAACCACTTCATGATGTTCGGGCCGTACGGCTGGGTCGGCGGCACCTGGCACCAGCTCGTCGAGACGACCTCGGCCCACGTCGTCCGCGTGATCCAGGAGGCCCGCCGCCGGGGCGCGACCTCGGTGGAGGTGCGTCCCGAGCCGACCGAGCGCTGGACGAACCGCATGCGCGAGCGGCTCGCCGGCTCGCTGTGGGCGACCAACGGCTGCGCGACCGCCAACAGCTACTACTTCGACCATCACGGCGACACCCCCTACCTGCGGCCGACGAGCGCGGCGCAGGCCGCGCACGCCGCCCGCACGTTCCCGCTGGACGACTACGTCTACTCGGCCCCCCACACGTCCCCCGCGTCCGAGGAGAAGTCCGCATGACCCAGCACGCCATCCAGACCCGCCGGGTCGCCTTCGACCACCCGAAGGGATCCCTGCGCCGCCACTACGTGGACGGCGACCTCGTCATGAGCCACCTCGTGGCCCTGCTGTCGGCGACGTTCCCGCCGGGCGAGGACTTCTTCGTCCGGTCGGTGCGGCACTACCGCGACCGCATCACCGACCCGGAGCTCGCCGAGCAGGTGCGCGGGTTCATCGGGCAGGAGGTCGTCCACGGCCGCGAGCACGACCACCTCAACAAGACCCTGCGCGCGATGGGCTACCCGACCCATCGGATCTCCGCCGTCGTCCGGCGCGACCTGCGCCTCGCCGACCGCTTCCTGCCGCCGATCGTCCGCCTCGGCTTCACCGCCGGGCTGGAGCACTACACCGCGACCGCGGCCGAGTGCCTGCTCACCGACCCCCGCGCGCAGGAGCTGCTCGGCGACACCAGCGTCCGGTCGATCCTGCTGTGGCACGCGCTGGAGGAGTCCGAGCACAAGGCCGTCGCGTTCGACGTCTTCCGGCAGGTCGGCGGCACCGAGCGCACACGCGTCCGGACCATGCGGGTCATCAGCGCCGGGTTCCTGTTCCTCATGGTCACCGGCACGTTCATCTCGCTGCTGGGCGACCCCGCCACCTACCGTCCGGGACGGCTGCGCCGCAGCCTCGCCGCGCTCCGGCACTCCCCGTTCCTCAAGCGCGAGGTGATCCGGCGCCTGCGCGCCTACAACAGGCCCGGCTTCCACCCGGACGACTTCGACAGCACCGACGTGCTGGAACGCTGGCGCGAGGAGCTCTTCGGCGCCGAGGGGACCCTCACCGCCAACCTCAAGTGACCGCCGACGCTCCGGGTCCCGTCACCGAGGGGTGACGACCGTGCGGTCTCCGTCCGGCTCGTACGCCACGACCTGGACGACCGGCAGGCGGGCCGCGGCGCCGGCGCGCGGGCCCGGCACCACGAGCAGGGGAGACCCGCTCCGCCGGTCCGCCGCGTCCTCGTGGGAGCCCAGCTCACCGACCGACTTCAGCCGCGCGACGCCGGGCCCGGCCGCGGCCAGCAGATGCCAGCGCCGGGACGACCGCCACCACACCGCGGCGGCCGCCGTCTCGCCGGACGGGGTGTGGTCGCTGTTCGTCCCGCCCCGCTCGGACAGCGCCTGCCCGTCCTCGGAGATCAGGAGCGAGCGGCCCGGAGCGCCCCACGGCGTGGACGCGTCCACCGTCAGCAGGGTCGCCCGGCCGCCGCCGTCGGGCAGTTCGCCGCTCCAGAGCCGCCCCAGCCGCAGGTCGCCCGACTCGCTCAGCGTCGCCGCCCCCGAGCAGGCGACCGCGTTCAACGCCGCCCACCTGGACCGTTCCCCCTGCTCCGGCGGGTCGCGGAACCACACGCGCGGCGCCGCGGACCGTGGATCGTTCGAGGCGAGCTGGGTGACCGTCCACGACCCGGCCGTCATCTGGAACACCAGGTAGTTCTGGCAGCGCGGCGTGAACCAGTGCCACGGCAGCGGAGCGCTCAGCCCGTCCCGGACGGCCACCGGCCGCCAGTCCGGAGCCCGCCCGGACGGCACCGCCACCCGCACGTCCCGCAGCCATGGCGGCACGAGGTAGCGCCACGTCATGCCCACCATGACGAGCTGCCCCGCGTCCGTCCCGAGCTTGCGGACCGACTCCACGCCCCGCGACCTCCGCCGCTCGAAGTACTGCGCCACGCTGGGCGTGTCCCGAGGGCCGGGGGAGTCGCGCAGCACGACCAGGGACGCCCCGTCCACCGTCCCGGCGTACAGGACGGCGACGCGGCCGAGCGGCGGATCGCGGTGGTCGTCCCGCCAGGCGTCCGCGGCCCGCCGCAGCAGCCTCGCGTCGTGGAGGAGCCCGCCCTGGGAGGGCCACTCGTCGACGGTGGGCGCGCCGCTCGCCCGCCACGCATGGGGACCGACCACGGCGGGTGCGCCGCGCCCATCGTCCATCCGGATGGAAACGGCCCCGGCGACCGCCAGCAGCGCCACCGCGACCACGCCCGCCACGGCGGCACGTCTCGCGGACGGGACGGCGAGCGGCGGGCGCAGCCGCACGAGGTCGGGCTCGAACGCCTCGATCTCGGCCCGTTGCGCGGCCTCGTCCATGTCCGTCCGGCCGTCCACGGCGTCGATGATCCGGTCCACGTCCCCGAAGCCGACCGGGAGATGGACGCTCAGCTCCGCGACGACCTCGGGAGCGGTGAGACCGTCCCGGCGCAGCAGGTAGGCGAGCCGCTCATGCCGCGGGGATTCCAGCAAGGCCGCCCGGACGGGACCCGGCCCGATCCGCGCGGGCTCGAAGAGGAGGCCGTGCAGCCGGTGCCGCCCGGTCGGCGGGTCCGTGAGCAGGATCGCGACGAGCCGCGCCCGCATGGCCGGATAACCACCGCGCCGCACCCGCATGGCCCCGGCGACCGCCCGGCGAGCGCGCGAGAGCGGGTGGTCTCCGTCGTCCAGTGTCAGGTAGGCGAGCCGCAGAAGGCGACCGTAGTGCTCGCGTTCCATTCTTCGCACCGCCCCTCTCCTACCCGCATTGTGCGCCTCGGCCGAACGGAGACGCCTCGCACGGCGCGATCCGCTCGGGCGACCGTGACGGTTCAGCGGCGGAGCGCTCCGCGCAGGGTGATGCCGTGCCGCGTGCGCAGCCGCCGCAACTCCCACATCGCCACGGCGGTGACGGACAGCGGGGCTCCCAGGATGAAGGCCACCCGTACCCCGAACGGCACACCGGCGTAGGCGCCCTGGAACAGGTCGACGACGGCGACCTCCCAGACGAGCAGTGTCGCGAGCAGCGGTGGAACCGTCTCGTGGAGGTCCGCCGTCCGGAACACGTGCACGAGCGACTGCACGATGCCGTAGAGGCCGAAGGGGCCGAGCCACAGCAGGAAGGCGCCGATCGCGAACAGCAGGACCACCCGCCCCGGTGACGCCGTCCAGTTCGTGTCCTCGGTCACCCAGCCCCGCCCCGTGATCAGTCTCGGCGTGCCGAGCGTGACGAACAGCGCGAGCAGCGCCCCGGCGGGCTTGGCGGCGCGGCGCAGGAAGATGCGCCGGTTGGGCGGGCGGGCCGCCGCGATGAAGACCGCGACGGCGACGGGGAACGTCACCGCCAGCGTGATGAGGGTGGTACGGATCTGGCCGAAGCGATCGTCCATGACGGCGTCGGCGTCCGATGCCAGCCCATAGGAGAACAGCATCCACGTGACGGCGACCAGGCCGACGATCGTTCGCCAGACCTGCACCTTCTTCACCGCCGGGTCGTGCACACGGTCCGGCCGGGACGGCGTGAACACCGCGGTCCCCACGGCGAACGGATTGAAGAGACGTCCGAAGGTCAGCCGGCGCCTCTGAGCCGGCTGCCACGGACCCTGCGGCTGCCACGGGCCCTGCGGCTGCCACGGGCCCTGCGGCGGCGGTCCGGGCTGCCACCCCGGTCCCGGCGCCTGGCCTCCTCCGTACGGATTCACCGCGCCCCGCCTCCGCGTCCGCTCATCCCGCGTCCTTCCCGTCGCCGTCCCCAGGG is a genomic window of Actinomadura citrea containing:
- a CDS encoding AMP-binding protein, yielding MSGRSEFGRRAVSVGRAGGMFARSGLWRPGPPLRVARQLGALRRWGTLLGGTLASAAARDPGAVAIVDDAGELTYGEVDARTDRLAAALSGPGSRAAPRVAVLCRNHRGMVEALVACSKRGSDLVLLNTGMSTEQLVTVLRQQEVEVVIADAEFAGFIAAVPTTVRVVTAGGTGSELENLIVTAPAAPIGPPERAGRTIVLSSGTTGRPKGADRHSRPGLTPLASILSRIPYRVHERMLIEAPLFHTWGYAMLQIAVSLRATIVLRARFDPEQTLRTIDQTRATALVAVPVMLQRVLDVPEAARREHDTSALRIAAVSGSALPATLATAFMDGFGDVLYNLYGSTEASWVTIATPADLRARPDTAGTPPPGTRVAVLDDAGDPVPPGTTGRIFAANELLFAGYTSGGTKEMRDGLMSLGDVGHLDGQGRLFVHGRDDDMIVSGGENVFPSAIEEVLEKLPQVREVAVIGVPDEEFGQRAAAFVVLREGETLDGDAVRAHVRDHLARYAVPRDVRFLDALPRNPTGKVLRRALHP
- a CDS encoding ATP-binding protein, which encodes MTEGMERLGEPIGFTGEGDGGRRARRAVRERAAKVFADETLLDDVELMTAEGVANAILHGSGLISVTIATDGRRLHVEVSDDGPAQSDPDGPPRLDHGRGLTVIDALADEWGLDQTPHRTRLWFIIDGRRPSATV
- a CDS encoding SCO6745 family protein, with amino-acid sequence MAEDPGFARQMWHQLEPVHALFWYSPEVFAEARGLGYDVETRWPSYFAWRAAPLGAAGGQAVSSAFYSFSPRMVAEHVPAAWTVAPPDRVLEARMRAVDRMYRTLLGDGIAGPDLAEAAELARAAAEAASTAGRPLAAANADLPWPDEPHLVLWHAIGILREQRGDGHVAALLTRGLDPVEALVSFAAVGAASVETFASRGWTGEEWAAARDRLASRGLVDADGAATDRGRELRDDVERTTDDLAHEPWRTLGAAKAERLAQLTMPILVKVLETGLMPAQNTLGIGKVQAPPR
- a CDS encoding DUF4232 domain-containing protein, with product MNITKRTRIRLIGAAGAALGTLGLGACGSAAVPAAGHGSGSATGPGAATPAPPTMPAVQGLPSSPTPPPCTPEGIAVSMNEPDSAMGLRAAQIELSNCGRRPYLLNGYPALRVLDERRQPFDVTTVRGTKEVKDAGPKPLTIRPGRKAVFVIVWRNRVTDANTVAVAGKYLEVRPAPGRPVVIVPANGPIDLGTTGRLEGTAWRLPTR
- a CDS encoding PucR family transcriptional regulator produces the protein MNRALASGVPAAHLPPRLAELIRPELPSLAEEIVAEIRRAIPEYARPLDGPYGHVLRLGVERNLAAFAERIAAPSGSPAGDDPAGTARMLGQYEAHEGRSMDSLQAAYRIGGQVAWRRVMKVAPRHDISSAVLSRLADALLAYMDELAAQSLDGYLHAKARPILALDERRRRLLRLLLAVPGPDGADLQEAADGAGWPLPDEVTLVAVEPEAPCAWTALDEDVLAELECPEPHLLLPGPFTPGRRAMLDEALPGRRIAVGPAMPTGQAADSLRWARQALGLALDGVLDGPVTLCEENLVTLWLLSDPALVEQLTRRRLGILDGMTPGQQDRLTETLRTWLVTRGTAAEIAEQLHIHPQTVRYRMRKIEQTLGDALADPEARFGIEVALRAAHLRSRRPAPAPHHPAVGHRTPARPRSLRHLR
- a CDS encoding serine hydrolase domain-containing protein, translated to MSRMPLTASLASATALIAGAALVAAPAASAAPSRGPHGLDRKVRAAADRLVADGAPGVIVMTRRGGHVSHVTSGVSDKATGAPMDHRLLFRIASVTKSFTSTVVLQLAAEHRLSLDDTVDRWLPGAVAGHGNDGSKITIRQLLAQTSGLNDYTPDPRVMSDPARAWTPEELVAIAMEKPPQYAPGTSWNYSNTNYVLAGMIIEKATGRPVGTEFQRRIFTPLRLRHTSYPTTDPSFPGRYVHGYYYDYGDVSTQISPSSARTSGGIVSTVDDVARFHRALFTGRLLPPKQMREMRNVRPVDDDGVVEDYGLGVARIKFSCGYAWGHDGGFPGYRTWTYTSADGRSQAVITYNESKLEYDKTFRADLAKAADTAFCA
- a CDS encoding flavin-containing monooxygenase codes for the protein MPDAEVAIIGAGLSGIGMGIALQRAGIDDFVILERAGDIGGTWRDNVYPGIGVDVPAQAYQFSYALNPRWSRVFAPGSEVKEYLDRLADRYGMRRHVRLRTEVTERVWDEDAGLWRLRTPAGQVTARFVVSAIGAFVDPKPTGIAGLDDFTGTVLRSSGWDHGYDLTGKRVAVVGTGASAVQIVPEIASRTARLDVYQRTPIWVGPKLDAPVPSPVRWLFRRAPRVQDAVRRTATRGVEKILVDLVVGHGKAPYLAQGGARLARSLWYRTQVKDPDTRRRLTPGYGLGCKRPSVSNTYLRTFNRPNVALVTDAIDRVTPTGVRTVDGRERDVDAIVLATGFRLASDPEVYRRTPVRGRGGFDLATFYTENRLASYEGISIPGLPNHFMMFGPYGWVGGTWHQLVETTSAHVVRVIQEARRRGATSVEVRPEPTERWTNRMRERLAGSLWATNGCATANSYYFDHHGDTPYLRPTSAAQAAHAARTFPLDDYVYSAPHTSPASEEKSA
- a CDS encoding metal-dependent hydrolase, which produces MTQHAIQTRRVAFDHPKGSLRRHYVDGDLVMSHLVALLSATFPPGEDFFVRSVRHYRDRITDPELAEQVRGFIGQEVVHGREHDHLNKTLRAMGYPTHRISAVVRRDLRLADRFLPPIVRLGFTAGLEHYTATAAECLLTDPRAQELLGDTSVRSILLWHALEESEHKAVAFDVFRQVGGTERTRVRTMRVISAGFLFLMVTGTFISLLGDPATYRPGRLRRSLAALRHSPFLKREVIRRLRAYNRPGFHPDDFDSTDVLERWREELFGAEGTLTANLK